The Pseudomonadota bacterium genomic sequence GCTGTCGATGTAGCGCACGTTCTCGAGATCGACCACGAGCCTGCTCGACCCGCCTTGCAGCACGGTGTCAAGATGCTCGCGCAGGCGTGGTGCGGTGTGCACGTCGATCTCGCCATCGAGGGCGACGATCGTGGTGCCGCCTTCGACGCTCTGTTGATTCACTTTGAACACATCCATGCCTGAACCTCCCACTGCGGGGCTCGCTAGACGCGGTTTCGTCGCTTTGCGGCGTCCTTGAGATGGCGATCTCGCCTGTCACTCTTATTTCCCGACGGGGTTTTCCCCTGTCACCGGGGTGAGGCGTCCGTCTGTCTTCGGGGCGATCTCGCCGCACGCACGGATGGCGTTGCTCACCACGTCGGTGTCGAGGGGGCCTTCATCTGGTCCGATGAGCACCTTGGCGCTCTTGAGCATATCGTACCCTGAACCGCCCTCGAACATGAACGAGTTGGTCGCGAGCGTGTACCGCGCGGTGTCGTCGAGGGGCTTGTCTGCCACCATCACCTGTAGCACGCGATGGCCTTCGGGCTTGCGACGGTCGTAGGTCACCCGCATGCCGGAGATCTGCGGAAAGGCGCGGCTCTCGGCGTCGGGAGGCCCGCCCAGCCCGTTCTCGAGGGCTTCGCGAAGCGTCTTTCCCTTGACCTCGAGCTTCACGATGGTGTTGCCATAGGGGAGCAGCGACACCACGTCGGCGAGGGTCAGGGGACCCGCGGCCACAAGAGCGTCGCCGCGCATGCCCCCTGCGTTGCTGATCGCCACGTCGGCGCCCATGGCGGCGCGGAAGGCGTCGGCCACGAAGTTGCTCAAGTTGCTCTCGCGACGGCGGTTGACCGCGCGACGCGCCTCGAGGGGCACGGCCGCTCTCCCCACGGGGCGACCGAACTCAGCCTTGAGGCGCGCGTCGTACTGTGCCGTGACCGCCGCCACGGCGGGGTCGTCGGCG encodes the following:
- a CDS encoding anti-sigma factor antagonist, yielding MDVFKVNQQSVEGGTTIVALDGEIDVHTAPRLREHLDTVLQGGSSRLVVDLENVRYIDSSGLSVLLETHRRAETAGGRMAIICTRSQILKLFSLTQLSEIFHVHASEGAAISDASSAR